The following proteins come from a genomic window of Neptunomonas concharum:
- the ureG gene encoding urease accessory protein UreG — MSDSYKSPLRIGVGGPVGSGKTALLEALCKAMRDDYNLAVVTNDIYTQEDAKILTQAQALDADRIIGVETGGCPHTAIREDASMNLAAVEELARRHKTLDLVFVESGGDNLSATFSPELADLTIYVIDVAEGEKIPRKGGPGITRSDLLIINKIDLAPYVGADLNVMDQDTKRMRPTSPYVFTNLKEGKGLPDIIRFIKEQGMLDVVKASEAPS; from the coding sequence ATGAGTGATAGCTATAAATCTCCGTTACGCATCGGCGTCGGTGGTCCGGTGGGTTCAGGCAAAACAGCGCTGTTAGAAGCTCTGTGTAAAGCTATGCGTGATGACTACAATCTGGCGGTGGTCACTAACGATATTTACACCCAAGAGGATGCCAAAATTCTTACCCAAGCACAGGCTTTAGATGCAGATCGCATTATCGGTGTGGAAACCGGTGGTTGCCCGCATACGGCTATTCGTGAAGATGCGTCAATGAATCTTGCGGCCGTTGAAGAGTTAGCACGTCGTCATAAAACGCTCGATTTAGTGTTTGTCGAAAGTGGCGGTGATAATTTGAGCGCGACCTTTAGCCCTGAACTGGCTGATCTGACCATCTACGTAATTGATGTGGCCGAAGGTGAAAAAATCCCGCGTAAAGGGGGGCCAGGGATTACACGCTCTGATCTGTTGATTATTAACAAAATTGATTTGGCTCCTTATGTTGGTGCAGATCTTAACGTCATGGATCAAGATACAAAGCGGATGAGGCCAACATCCCCTTATGTCTTTACCAATTTGAAAGAGGGTAAGGGGTTGCCAGACATCATTCGCTTTATCAAAGAACAAGGAATGCTGGATGTGGTTAAAGCGTCAGAAGCACCCAGCTAG
- a CDS encoding MBL fold metallo-hydrolase, which translates to MVFARSLGAALLLSYATITCADIIPDRYPESLLYDKPIQVADNVWSAIGQTQYYSYENAGHNNNLSFVIGDEAVLVVNGSSSYLLAKALHDEIKKLTNKPVRYVVDENGQSHAVVGNNYWKEQGATLIAHSEAAEEVESHGATGLKNLQGILKERAEGSALVPIDQTFDDKMTLDLGGLTAELIHFGPAHSPGDISVYIPERNVLIAGDIAFHIRLLPIFPDTNTAEWLDTWHNHFSDFAQDKIIIPGHGGPTDFATVDQWTRGYLEYLRGKVAELLEEGGTLEDAYSIDQSPYTHLETFDELAAKNAGRVFEAMEFE; encoded by the coding sequence ATGGTTTTTGCTCGTTCACTGGGCGCAGCACTGCTGCTCTCCTATGCCACTATTACTTGTGCCGACATTATCCCCGACCGTTATCCAGAGTCGTTACTCTATGACAAACCCATTCAGGTGGCGGATAACGTGTGGTCAGCTATAGGACAAACCCAGTACTATTCCTACGAAAACGCCGGACACAACAACAATCTATCCTTTGTCATCGGCGATGAAGCCGTCCTTGTCGTCAATGGCAGCTCATCTTATCTGCTCGCAAAAGCACTCCATGATGAGATCAAAAAACTCACAAACAAACCTGTCCGTTATGTCGTGGATGAGAACGGTCAATCCCATGCCGTGGTAGGTAACAATTACTGGAAAGAACAAGGCGCTACCCTTATCGCTCATAGCGAAGCTGCAGAAGAGGTTGAAAGCCACGGTGCCACCGGACTAAAAAACTTACAAGGTATCCTAAAAGAGCGCGCTGAAGGCAGTGCACTTGTCCCCATCGATCAAACCTTCGATGATAAAATGACACTCGACCTAGGTGGCCTTACCGCAGAATTAATCCACTTTGGCCCAGCCCACTCACCTGGCGATATTTCGGTCTATATCCCCGAACGAAATGTCCTCATAGCCGGAGATATCGCATTCCACATACGCCTACTGCCCATTTTCCCTGACACAAATACCGCTGAGTGGCTCGATACATGGCACAACCATTTTAGCGATTTCGCTCAGGATAAAATCATTATCCCGGGACATGGTGGCCCTACAGACTTTGCGACTGTCGACCAATGGACCCGCGGCTATCTTGAGTATTTACGAGGTAAAGTGGCTGAACTTTTAGAGGAAGGCGGCACATTAGAGGATGCTTACTCCATTGATCAAAGCCCCTATACTCACCTAGAAACTTTTGACGAACTCGCTGCCAAAAATGCGGGCCGCGTGTTTGAAGCGATGGAATTTGAATAA
- a CDS encoding ABC transporter permease subunit, whose product MTPSTPKWLRGRTLIIGVPWLWLGLFFLLPFLFILKISLSEAALAQPPYLDLIREVSDGLMTIKLNFGNYLFLLEDPLYLQALWGSVKVATISTLLCLLLGYPMAYAIAKSPNHWRLPLLMLVILPFWTSFLIRVYAWIGILKNNGLLNQWLMSIGLIDTPLEIMHTPIAVYIGVVYSYLPFMVLPLYATLIRLDDTLLEAASDLGCKPWKQFMKITWPLSMPGVLAGAMLVFIPVMGEFVIPDLLGGPETLMIGKLMWTEFFSNKDWPLASALAAVLLCVLIIPFVLLRHYERRTEEVL is encoded by the coding sequence ATGACGCCGAGTACGCCTAAGTGGTTACGAGGGCGCACATTGATTATTGGTGTGCCTTGGTTGTGGCTTGGATTATTTTTTTTGCTACCGTTTCTGTTTATCCTGAAGATCAGTTTATCAGAGGCGGCATTGGCGCAGCCTCCTTACCTTGATCTGATCCGCGAAGTGAGTGATGGCTTGATGACTATCAAGCTGAACTTTGGTAACTATCTGTTTTTGCTGGAAGATCCGCTCTATCTGCAAGCGTTGTGGGGCTCGGTCAAGGTAGCTACGATCTCAACTTTGCTGTGTTTGTTATTAGGCTATCCGATGGCTTACGCTATAGCTAAGTCCCCCAATCATTGGCGGCTCCCGTTGTTGATGCTGGTTATCCTTCCGTTTTGGACCTCTTTTCTGATTCGTGTCTATGCATGGATTGGGATTCTAAAGAACAACGGCTTGCTGAATCAGTGGTTGATGAGCATAGGGCTTATTGATACGCCTTTGGAGATTATGCATACACCGATCGCGGTTTATATCGGTGTGGTATATAGCTATCTACCCTTTATGGTTTTACCGCTGTATGCCACCTTGATCCGTTTAGATGACACACTGCTGGAGGCTGCTTCTGATCTGGGTTGTAAACCGTGGAAGCAGTTCATGAAGATTACATGGCCACTCTCTATGCCGGGTGTGTTAGCTGGCGCGATGCTCGTGTTTATCCCGGTAATGGGTGAGTTTGTCATCCCTGATCTGCTGGGCGGGCCTGAAACTTTGATGATCGGTAAACTGATGTGGACCGAGTTTTTCAGTAATAAGGATTGGCCGTTGGCCTCTGCGTTGGCGGCGGTTCTGCTGTGTGTATTGATTATTCCTTTTGTGTTACTAAGGCATTATGAGCGACGCACTGAGGAGGTGCTCTGA
- a CDS encoding ABC transporter permease subunit, with amino-acid sequence MWRKMPLLMTALMFGYAFLYGPIASLIVYSFNENRLVTVWSGFSTKWYAELLQNDQILGAAWLSVKIASVNASLAVILGTLAALALVRYKRFKGRQVMETMVTAPLVMPEVIIGLSLLLLFVAMERVLGWPEGRGQLTITIAHVTFSMAYVAVVVQSRLAHMDQSLEEAALDLGAKPRKVFFAITLPLITPALVAGWLLAFTLSMDDLVVASFVSGPGATTLPMVVYSSVRLGVSPQINALATIIVVTVSIAVAVAGVLMYRKEKRGL; translated from the coding sequence ATGTGGCGTAAGATGCCGCTGCTGATGACAGCGCTCATGTTTGGCTACGCTTTTCTTTATGGGCCAATTGCCAGTTTGATTGTCTATTCTTTTAATGAAAACCGTTTGGTAACCGTGTGGTCGGGTTTTAGCACGAAGTGGTACGCTGAGTTGCTGCAAAACGATCAAATATTGGGTGCGGCCTGGTTGAGTGTCAAAATTGCCTCGGTGAATGCCTCCTTAGCTGTAATCCTTGGGACACTCGCCGCATTAGCTTTGGTGCGTTATAAGCGTTTTAAAGGGCGGCAAGTCATGGAAACCATGGTGACAGCTCCCTTGGTCATGCCTGAGGTTATTATTGGTTTGTCGTTGTTGTTGCTGTTTGTTGCAATGGAGCGGGTGTTAGGGTGGCCTGAGGGTCGAGGTCAGTTGACCATTACGATTGCTCATGTGACCTTCTCGATGGCCTATGTGGCTGTTGTGGTACAAAGCCGTTTAGCGCATATGGATCAATCATTAGAAGAGGCTGCATTAGATCTGGGCGCTAAGCCACGAAAAGTATTTTTTGCGATTACATTGCCTTTAATTACGCCAGCGTTAGTGGCTGGGTGGTTACTTGCTTTTACCTTATCTATGGATGATTTAGTGGTTGCAAGCTTTGTTTCGGGGCCAGGTGCCACAACACTGCCTATGGTTGTTTATTCCAGCGTGAGGTTGGGGGTTAGTCCGCAGATTAATGCATTGGCGACTATTATTGTAGTGACGGTTAGTATTGCGGTTGCTGTGGCAGGTGTTCTGATGTATCGCAAAGAGAAACGTGGGCTTTAA
- the modC gene encoding molybdenum ABC transporter ATP-binding protein, which produces MSPMLNIRINTPLEHFPLSVDIKIPGRGITALFGPSGCGKTSLLRCIAGLHKATQAHIEINGHSWQNSAHFVPPHQRKVGYVFQEASLFEHLSVKSNLLFAHDSNTSGNDALTFEEVTHLLGIQHLIDRMPDTLSGGEKQRVAIGRALLSAPDILLMDEPLSALDFKSKAEILPYFEQLHTRLSIPVIYVTHALSEVESLADHIVLMDRGQVTAQGNIQEIMLDLASPLVLFSKAGSLIDATVTQYDSDYDLTYLSVDGGVLKVPGKQGAIGERKRIRIGANHISLTRSANNDSTIINTLPVTIEKIDITDKAQCNLILTLGEHTRLLARVTRWSTDQMSLNVGDQLYAQIKGVSLVKY; this is translated from the coding sequence ATGAGCCCTATGCTTAACATCCGAATCAATACGCCGCTTGAGCACTTTCCCTTGTCGGTTGACATTAAGATTCCAGGGCGTGGCATTACTGCTTTATTTGGCCCATCAGGATGCGGGAAAACCAGCCTTTTACGCTGCATCGCAGGGCTTCATAAAGCCACACAGGCTCATATCGAGATCAACGGACATAGCTGGCAGAATAGCGCCCATTTCGTCCCGCCTCACCAGCGCAAAGTCGGTTATGTTTTTCAGGAAGCAAGTTTGTTTGAACATCTGAGCGTTAAGAGCAATTTGCTATTTGCTCACGACTCAAATACCAGCGGCAACGACGCTTTAACATTTGAAGAAGTTACTCACCTGCTAGGCATCCAACACCTTATCGATAGAATGCCAGACACCCTCTCCGGTGGTGAAAAACAGCGAGTTGCCATTGGCCGCGCTTTATTATCAGCCCCTGATATTTTACTCATGGATGAACCACTCTCGGCACTGGACTTTAAAAGTAAGGCGGAAATCCTGCCTTACTTTGAACAGCTGCATACCCGGTTGTCTATCCCTGTGATTTATGTCACCCACGCCTTATCTGAAGTAGAAAGTCTTGCTGATCATATTGTATTAATGGACAGGGGGCAGGTGACTGCACAAGGCAATATTCAGGAGATTATGTTGGACTTGGCATCACCTCTTGTCCTCTTCAGCAAAGCAGGTTCGCTGATCGACGCCACTGTAACTCAATACGATAGCGACTATGACTTAACCTATTTATCTGTGGATGGTGGTGTGCTCAAAGTACCGGGCAAACAAGGAGCAATAGGGGAACGTAAAAGAATTCGTATAGGCGCCAACCACATCAGCTTAACCCGCTCAGCAAACAATGACTCTACCATCATAAACACGCTGCCGGTCACCATCGAGAAGATAGATATAACCGATAAAGCCCAATGCAATCTGATTCTAACACTCGGAGAACACACTCGCTTACTCGCTCGTGTGACACGCTGGTCTACCGACCAGATGTCACTGAACGTAGGTGATCAGCTGTATGCCCAGATCAAAGGGGTTTCGCTCGTAAAGTATTAA
- a CDS encoding ABC transporter ATP-binding protein has protein sequence MAQLRSSTPLESWQAPEGEPVIRVESVTKKFGDVYAVDDISLSIHQGEFFSLLGSSGCGKTTLLRMLAGFETPSAGRIFIDGVDMTHTPPYERPINMMFQSYALFPHMTVEDNIAFGLKQEGMPSSERKQRIQEMMALVQIDALAKRKPHQLSGGQRQRVALARALAKQPKILLLDEPLGALDKKLREKTQFELVNIQERLGMTFVIVTHDQEEAMTMSSRIALMHDGRIEQIDPPRRMYEYPSTRYAASFIGTVNLFSGYVVSQEDDHVLIQSEEAGGLLQVKHSQPLVAGMEVTVAVRPEKCRLMAELTGAPNQIKGVIKEIAYLGDVSIYHVDLPSGKRVQFTQSNIQALAEQPLTWEQEVCLAWQSNSCGVLEE, from the coding sequence ATGGCACAGCTTCGTTCATCCACCCCTTTAGAGTCTTGGCAGGCTCCAGAGGGGGAGCCTGTTATTCGTGTTGAGAGCGTGACTAAAAAATTTGGTGATGTTTACGCTGTCGATGATATCAGCCTGAGTATTCACCAAGGGGAGTTCTTCTCGTTATTAGGCTCTTCAGGGTGCGGTAAAACAACCTTGCTTCGTATGTTGGCAGGCTTTGAAACACCTTCTGCTGGACGTATCTTTATTGATGGTGTGGATATGACTCACACCCCGCCTTATGAACGTCCAATCAATATGATGTTTCAGTCCTATGCGCTCTTCCCGCATATGACGGTCGAAGACAACATCGCCTTTGGTTTAAAGCAAGAAGGCATGCCATCGTCTGAGCGTAAGCAACGTATTCAGGAGATGATGGCCTTAGTGCAAATCGATGCACTAGCTAAGCGTAAACCTCACCAATTATCGGGAGGGCAGCGTCAGCGTGTTGCGTTGGCACGAGCGCTGGCTAAGCAGCCAAAAATCTTACTGTTGGATGAGCCATTAGGCGCGCTTGATAAAAAGCTACGGGAAAAAACCCAGTTTGAGCTGGTCAATATTCAGGAGCGTTTGGGGATGACGTTCGTGATCGTCACTCACGATCAAGAAGAAGCGATGACCATGTCGTCTCGTATAGCGCTAATGCATGATGGCCGAATCGAACAGATCGATCCGCCACGGCGCATGTATGAATACCCCTCCACCCGTTATGCTGCTTCTTTTATTGGGACGGTGAACCTGTTTAGCGGCTATGTGGTTAGTCAGGAAGATGATCATGTTTTAATCCAAAGTGAAGAGGCCGGTGGTCTACTGCAAGTGAAACATAGCCAGCCCTTGGTCGCCGGTATGGAAGTCACCGTTGCTGTTCGCCCTGAGAAGTGTCGTTTGATGGCAGAGCTGACCGGTGCTCCGAATCAGATTAAAGGGGTTATCAAAGAGATTGCCTATTTAGGTGATGTCTCTATCTACCATGTAGATCTACCCTCAGGTAAGCGTGTGCAATTCACTCAATCGAATATTCAGGCGTTGGCCGAGCAACCCCTAACGTGGGAGCAAGAGGTGTGTCTGGCGTGGCAATCGAACAGCTGTGGGGTGCTGGAAGAATGA
- a CDS encoding tRNA-queuosine alpha-mannosyltransferase domain-containing protein has product MKILLLSAYDADSHAYWRQGLLDNLTHYDWTVLTLPARYFSWRVRGNALSWAFGETAETLRQPYDLIIATSMTDLATLKGFVPELANIPTLLYFHENQFAYPTSKQAYASVEPKILNLYSALAADQIVFNTDFNRQTFLNGASTLLKKLPDHIPSGIPQTLEEKSHVLAVPLPQHCFQTHQAVAGPLHIVWNHRWEYDKGPDQLLAAIEALSQSGASVKFHIVGQQFRQQPSAFATIHEKYPNMLGEWGYIPSAQAYRKLLRQADVVLSTAHHDFQGIAVLEGVAAGAIPVVPDRLAYQELFDQRFRYPSGEQETALLVSQLTQLAALKQENTLPAAPDVNSLSWQHMTSKYQALIEAVYLKHKK; this is encoded by the coding sequence GTGAAAATACTCCTGTTATCGGCCTACGACGCTGATAGTCATGCCTACTGGCGGCAAGGGCTTCTGGACAATTTAACGCATTACGATTGGACGGTTTTAACCCTGCCTGCCCGTTATTTTTCATGGCGTGTGCGTGGCAACGCCTTAAGCTGGGCATTCGGCGAAACCGCAGAAACGCTGCGTCAGCCTTATGATCTTATTATTGCCACCTCAATGACGGACCTGGCAACGTTAAAAGGCTTCGTGCCAGAACTCGCTAATATACCCACGCTGCTGTATTTCCATGAGAATCAGTTTGCTTATCCGACATCAAAGCAAGCCTATGCTAGCGTAGAGCCCAAAATCCTCAACCTCTACTCCGCACTGGCCGCCGATCAGATCGTGTTTAATACGGATTTTAACCGCCAAACATTCTTAAACGGTGCCAGCACACTATTAAAAAAGCTACCGGATCATATCCCTTCAGGCATACCGCAAACCCTAGAAGAGAAAAGCCACGTACTTGCCGTACCGTTACCGCAGCATTGTTTCCAAACACATCAAGCCGTTGCAGGCCCGTTACACATCGTATGGAACCATCGCTGGGAATATGACAAAGGCCCCGACCAACTACTCGCGGCCATTGAGGCGCTCTCTCAATCAGGCGCTTCGGTGAAGTTCCATATCGTAGGGCAACAATTCAGGCAACAACCCAGCGCCTTTGCAACAATCCATGAAAAGTACCCAAACATGCTGGGTGAGTGGGGATACATCCCAAGCGCACAAGCCTACCGAAAACTGCTACGGCAAGCGGATGTCGTGTTATCAACAGCACATCACGATTTTCAGGGCATTGCCGTACTCGAAGGTGTTGCAGCCGGAGCAATACCCGTTGTTCCAGATAGGCTGGCCTACCAAGAACTGTTCGATCAGCGTTTTCGCTACCCTTCAGGGGAACAGGAGACCGCGCTTTTGGTAAGCCAACTGACACAGCTCGCCGCACTCAAACAGGAAAACACTCTACCTGCTGCGCCAGATGTTAACTCACTGAGTTGGCAACATATGACATCAAAATACCAGGCACTAATCGAAGCCGTTTACCTAAAGCATAAAAAATAA
- a CDS encoding polyamine ABC transporter substrate-binding protein, translated as MNNWKASVNALVATSLVTLSVSAFAKESLHVYNWSDYIAEDTIERFQKATGINVVYDVYDSNEVLEAKLLAGKSGYDLIFPTARPFADRHIKANLYQPLDKTALPLLGNVDATIVSSLDDIDPGNQYLVPYMWGTTGIGINVTKVREVLGADAKLDTWGMVFDPANAEKLSRCGISLMDDPSEVLKAAQAYAGLDVKDNSKDGLNKAADVVNGVRQHIRYFHSSQYINDLANGDLCVAHGYSGDVLQARDRAAEANNGVEIAYLVPQEGAVVWTDVMAIPADAPNPKAAHAFINFLLQPEVIAPISNYVAYANANAAATQLVDEEIRNDPGIYPSEETRKGFVTINTPSAKETRMMSRIWTRVKTGQ; from the coding sequence ATGAACAACTGGAAGGCGAGTGTTAACGCACTAGTTGCGACCTCTTTAGTGACTCTATCCGTATCTGCTTTTGCGAAGGAATCGCTCCATGTTTATAACTGGTCCGACTATATAGCCGAAGACACCATTGAGCGCTTTCAGAAAGCTACAGGGATCAATGTTGTTTATGATGTTTATGACTCCAATGAAGTGCTGGAGGCTAAATTATTAGCCGGAAAAAGCGGCTATGATTTGATCTTTCCTACTGCTCGCCCTTTTGCAGATCGCCATATTAAGGCCAATCTGTATCAACCATTAGATAAAACCGCTTTGCCACTATTAGGTAATGTGGATGCCACTATCGTATCTTCTTTGGACGATATTGACCCGGGTAATCAGTATCTTGTGCCTTATATGTGGGGCACAACCGGTATTGGTATTAATGTCACTAAAGTGAGAGAAGTGCTCGGTGCTGATGCAAAATTAGATACGTGGGGAATGGTCTTTGATCCTGCTAACGCCGAAAAACTGAGCCGTTGTGGTATCAGCTTGATGGATGATCCTTCAGAGGTATTAAAAGCAGCTCAGGCTTACGCTGGCTTAGATGTTAAAGACAACAGTAAAGATGGGCTAAACAAAGCGGCTGACGTGGTTAACGGGGTACGCCAGCATATTCGCTATTTCCATAGCTCTCAGTACATTAACGATCTGGCCAACGGTGACCTGTGTGTGGCTCATGGTTACAGTGGCGATGTTTTACAGGCGCGTGATCGAGCCGCAGAAGCTAACAATGGTGTAGAAATTGCCTACCTTGTTCCTCAAGAAGGTGCGGTCGTATGGACAGACGTGATGGCGATTCCTGCCGATGCGCCTAACCCAAAGGCAGCCCATGCATTTATCAACTTTCTGCTTCAGCCAGAGGTGATTGCGCCTATTTCTAATTATGTGGCATACGCTAATGCTAATGCTGCGGCAACACAGCTGGTGGATGAAGAGATTCGTAATGACCCGGGTATCTACCCATCAGAAGAGACGCGAAAAGGATTTGTCACCATTAACACGCCATCCGCTAAAGAGACTCGTATGATGTCGCGCATATGGACCCGCGTGAAGACAGGTCAATAA
- the ureE gene encoding urease accessory protein UreE, protein MIQLTHVRDVVTYYQATLSLPVDKRIKSRLKVVLDNGQEAGLFLPRGIMLRDGDQLQSDTGYVVQICAAPEQVSSVTCQSRHLLMRIAYHLGNRHVPLQIEADFIRYQHDHVLDDMVRGLGGEVTSELAPFEPEAGAYGGGSADGHSHSHHHHEH, encoded by the coding sequence ATGATTCAGTTAACACATGTCAGAGACGTGGTGACGTACTATCAAGCAACCTTAAGTTTACCGGTGGATAAACGTATCAAGAGCCGCCTTAAAGTGGTGCTGGATAATGGCCAGGAGGCCGGTTTATTTTTACCTCGCGGCATTATGCTAAGAGACGGCGATCAGCTACAAAGCGATACGGGTTATGTGGTGCAGATTTGCGCGGCGCCAGAGCAGGTATCTTCGGTGACTTGTCAAAGTCGTCATCTATTAATGCGTATCGCTTATCACTTAGGTAATCGGCATGTGCCGTTACAGATCGAAGCGGATTTTATTCGTTATCAACATGATCACGTGCTAGACGATATGGTACGTGGTTTAGGTGGAGAAGTTACCAGCGAGCTAGCACCGTTTGAACCTGAGGCGGGAGCTTATGGTGGCGGTAGCGCTGACGGGCACTCTCATAGCCACCATCATCATGAACATTAA
- a CDS encoding urease accessory protein UreF, with amino-acid sequence MLANVRLYQLISPSLPIGGFTYSQGLEWAIEAGWVTTAEDLEAWLASVMAHSIATLELPVLRRLYLALQQQDSESFLYWNQWLSASRETAELRKEERQRGQALATLLPNLGVPVMPPYDEAVRSTQVAGFALAASYFDIPLREACGGYLWGWLENMVMAGVKLVPLGQTAGQQLMLRLGEQIPAMVDAALMVADEDVGSSTPALAIASSQHETQYTRLFRS; translated from the coding sequence ATGCTGGCTAACGTGCGTTTGTATCAGCTGATTAGCCCTTCGCTGCCGATTGGCGGCTTTACCTATTCGCAGGGGCTGGAGTGGGCAATTGAGGCGGGCTGGGTGACTACGGCAGAAGATTTAGAAGCGTGGTTGGCCTCGGTGATGGCACATAGCATAGCAACCTTAGAGCTGCCCGTTTTACGGCGCCTTTATTTAGCGCTACAGCAACAAGATAGCGAGTCTTTTCTTTACTGGAATCAGTGGCTAAGCGCCAGTCGTGAGACTGCTGAACTACGTAAAGAGGAGAGACAGCGTGGGCAGGCATTGGCAACCTTGTTGCCCAATCTGGGTGTCCCAGTGATGCCCCCGTATGACGAGGCGGTGCGTTCGACACAAGTGGCCGGTTTTGCGTTGGCCGCTTCGTACTTTGATATCCCACTGCGTGAGGCCTGTGGTGGCTACTTATGGGGCTGGTTAGAGAATATGGTGATGGCAGGGGTAAAGCTTGTACCGCTTGGGCAAACCGCTGGCCAACAGCTGATGTTGCGCCTTGGGGAGCAGATCCCAGCGATGGTTGATGCCGCTTTGATGGTGGCAGATGAGGATGTGGGCAGTAGTACCCCTGCACTGGCAATCGCTAGTAGCCAGCATGAAACACAATATACGCGGTTGTTTCGGTCTTAA
- a CDS encoding helicase HerA-like domain-containing protein, giving the protein METGILIGGCETGKVFLDPRYANRHGLIAGATGTGKTVTLQCLAEGFSDMGVPVFMADVKGDLSGLSQTGNPHPKVDERVEKIGIEGFEQRGFPVAFWDVFGEQGTPVRSTISEMGPQLLSRLLDLNETQESILTLVFEFADDEGLLLVDLNDLRTSLEFIADQGKEISSSLNVSKASVNAILRRLLMLEREGGDLFFGEPALQLEDLMQVNRDGRGVINILASDKLILSPRVYSTFLLWLLSELFENLPEVGDPEKPEMVFFFDEAHLLFNNASKALIEKVEQVVRLIRSKGVGVYFITQSPSDLPDNVLGQLGNRVQHALRAFTPRDQKAVKVAAQTFRPNPNLDTFDAITNMGVGEALVSVLQKGGVPTVVERTLVRPPSSRMGPATDAERKAVIDGSRMHRLYADAVDPHSAHEVLLERTAARLKAAEEAAEHEAQEKEQRKASRSSGRSSNRQSVTEALMKSVVRSVGSSLGRSVGKSLLRGILGSLLK; this is encoded by the coding sequence ATGGAAACAGGTATTCTGATTGGTGGTTGTGAAACGGGTAAGGTATTTTTGGATCCGCGTTATGCCAATCGCCACGGATTGATTGCAGGGGCGACCGGAACAGGCAAAACGGTAACTCTGCAGTGTCTGGCAGAGGGCTTCTCTGATATGGGCGTACCCGTGTTTATGGCGGATGTTAAAGGCGACCTGTCAGGCCTGAGTCAAACAGGCAATCCGCACCCAAAAGTGGATGAGCGCGTCGAAAAGATTGGTATTGAGGGCTTTGAGCAACGTGGCTTTCCCGTTGCTTTTTGGGATGTGTTTGGTGAACAAGGAACGCCGGTTCGTTCTACCATTTCTGAAATGGGGCCGCAGTTATTGTCACGGCTATTGGATCTGAATGAAACCCAAGAAAGCATCCTGACTCTGGTTTTCGAATTTGCTGACGATGAAGGCTTGCTCCTGGTTGATCTTAATGACCTGAGAACGTCGCTGGAATTTATTGCCGATCAGGGTAAAGAGATCAGTTCTAGCCTTAATGTCTCCAAGGCATCGGTTAACGCCATTTTACGCCGTTTGCTGATGTTGGAGCGAGAAGGTGGGGATCTGTTTTTTGGGGAACCCGCCTTGCAGTTAGAAGACCTTATGCAAGTTAATCGTGATGGCCGAGGTGTGATTAATATCCTCGCCTCGGACAAGTTGATTCTAAGCCCACGTGTCTATTCAACATTTTTGCTCTGGTTATTATCTGAACTCTTTGAAAATCTACCGGAAGTGGGTGACCCTGAAAAACCGGAAATGGTTTTCTTCTTTGATGAGGCGCACCTGTTATTTAATAATGCCTCGAAAGCGCTGATCGAAAAAGTAGAGCAGGTCGTGCGTTTGATCCGCTCGAAAGGGGTAGGGGTTTACTTTATTACCCAAAGTCCGAGTGACCTTCCGGATAATGTGCTGGGCCAGTTGGGTAATCGTGTGCAGCATGCTTTACGTGCTTTTACACCTCGGGATCAAAAAGCGGTCAAGGTGGCTGCTCAGACTTTCCGGCCTAACCCCAATCTGGATACGTTTGATGCTATTACGAATATGGGGGTGGGTGAGGCGCTTGTCTCTGTTTTGCAAAAAGGCGGGGTACCTACTGTTGTAGAGCGCACGTTGGTTCGTCCACCTTCTTCACGGATGGGGCCTGCGACTGATGCAGAACGTAAAGCGGTAATTGATGGTAGCCGTATGCACCGCTTGTATGCCGATGCCGTTGATCCCCATTCTGCTCATGAGGTGCTGCTAGAGCGAACAGCGGCTAGGCTGAAAGCTGCAGAAGAAGCTGCAGAACATGAGGCGCAAGAGAAGGAACAACGCAAAGCCAGCCGTTCCAGTGGCCGTAGTAGTAATCGTCAATCGGTTACCGAGGCCTTAATGAAAAGCGTTGTCAGAAGTGTCGGCAGCAGCTTAGGCCGCAGTGTGGGAAAAAGCCTCTTACGCGGGATATTAGGGTCGTTATTAAAGTAA